In Leptolyngbya sp. O-77, the genomic window GCCTGGAGCAGCACCCCCAGCGCAATGTGCTGGTCGAGGTTGTGTTAGATCTGGGTCGCCGCCCCGAAGCCCGCTTTCCCAACAAGTCTGAGTATCTTTCCGAAGATGCTATCACCAAAGCAGACTTGCAGCACTGCATCGACCGAGTGGGCATCTTTAGCGGCGACAACCGGGCGGGCATCGAGAAAACGCTGCACCGCATTAGCGCCATCCGCAACCGCGCTGGCGAAATCATCGGCCTCACCTGCCGCGTCGGGCGGGCGGTCTACGGCACGATTGGCATGATTCGTGACCTGGTGGAATCGGGGCGATCGATCCTGATGCTGGGTCGTCCAGGCGTGGGCAAGACCACAGCCCTGCGGGAAATTGCCCGCGTGCTGGCGGATGAGCTAGAAAAGCGCGTCGTGATTATCGACACCTCTAACGAAGTGGCCGGCGACGGCGACATTCCCCACCCCGCCATCGGTCGGGCCCGGCGGATGCAGGTGGCCCATCCCGAAAACCAGCATCAAGTGATGATCGAGGCGGTGGAAAACCACATGCCAGAAGTGATCATCATCGACGAAATCGGCACGGAGCTAGAAGCGCAGGCCGCCCGCACCATAGCTGAACGCGGCGTGCAACTGATTGGCACGGCCCACGGCAACCAGATTGAGAACCTGATGAAAAACCCCACCCTTTCCGACCTGGTGGGCGGCATTCAGTCTGTGACGCTGGGCGATGAGGAGGCCCGCCGTCGGGGCAGCCAGAAGAGTGTGCTGGAGCGCAAAGCGCCGCCGACCTTCGACATTGCGGTGGAAATGCTGGAGCGGCAAAAGTGGGTGGTGCATGAGTCGGTGGCAGACACAGTGGATGCGCTGCTGCGCGGCCGCGTGCCCAATCCGCAGGTGCGCCAGGTCAACGATGCTGGCGAAGTCACCATTACCCACGAACAGAGCGGCAAAGGGCTAGACCCAAAACCCGTGCGATCGCTCCCCTTTGGCGACAGCAGCACGGCCCTGCGCGATACGGGGGCGGCGCGGGTGGCGGGCTGGCGATCGTCGGGACAGATGATGCCGCTGCCGTCGCCCCGCTATGACCGGGTGGCGCGGTTTCCCCGTGATACGGATTCGTTCAGCGGTCTGATGTCGCCGGAGCGGCAGTCGTTTGACCAGATGCTGAATGACTCGCTAGAGCGATCGCTCATGAGCGACGAGGCCGACCCCTTTGGCGAAGTGCCCACGGCGGGCCCCAACGGCGAAGACCTGCCGCTGCACATTTACCCCTACGCCGTCAGTCGGCATCTGGTAGAGCAGGTGATCCACACGATGAACCTGCCCATCGTGCTGACGAAAGATCTGGATGGGGCGGATGCGGTGCTGGCGCTGCGATCGCACATCAAGAACCACTCCAAGCTGCGGCAAATTGCCAAAGAGTCGCCAGCTTTCATCTTCACCGTCAAGTCCAACAGTATGCCGCAAATTATCCGCGCCCTCCAGCGGATGCTGAAGATGGAAGATGCCTTTTTGGACGAGCCGATCAACCTCAACTTGTTTTCGCGCAGCGGCGACGAAGACGAGATCGAGGCGCTGGAAGAAGCGCGGCTGGCTGTAGAGCAAATCGTCATTCCCAAAGGGCAACCCGTGGAGCTACTGCCCCGCTCCGCCAAGGTTCGCAAGATGCAGCATGAGCTGGTGGAACACTATCACCTGAAGTCGTCTAGTTTTGGTGAAGAGCCGAATCGACGGCTGCGGATTTATCCGGCGTAGACCCGGCATAGCGCTTATGAAATCGATGCAGAAATCAACGGGGGGAACGGTGCTGGCGATCGCCACACCGATTGCCATCCTGGGCACCCTGGCGGTAAACACGCTGTCTAACACAAACCCACCCGGCGGCGCAAACGTCGGCGAGATCGCCAACACGCTGCTGAAGGACGTGCGGGTTTTGCCTGCGAACTACGCCTTTATTATCTGGGGCTTAATCTACGTCGGGCTGATTGCCTACGGCATCTACCAAATCCGTCCGGCGCAGGCAGGCGACCCGGCGATTGTGCAAGTGGATGCGCTGCTGATCGTGGCGTGCGTGGCGCAGATTGTTTGGATCTATCTGTTTACTTTCCGGCAGTTTTGGGCATCGACGCTGGCAATGGGGGTGATCTTGGGGTCACTGATTCTGGCGTATCTGCGGCTAGGCATTGGACAAGACCGAGTGGGGCGCGATCGCCGCTGGAATGCTCACATCCCGTTCAGCATTTACCTGGCGTGGATCTCGGTGGCAACCATCGTCAACATTGCCTCAGCCCTATTTGCCAACAACTGGAACGGCGGCCTCAGCCCAGACCTGTGGGCGCTGCTGCTGCTGGCCATTGGAACGGCGATCGCCCTCGTCGTTTTTTTCCAGCGGCGAGACGTGGCGTTTCTGCTGGTCTTCGTCTGGGCCTACGGGGCGATCGCCGTTCGCCAGGCTGCCTTTCCGCTGGTGCAGATTGGGGCGATCGGCGGGGCAGTCCTTTTGGCAGGACTCGTTCTGTGGAGCCTGTTGCAGCCGAGGCGGCAGTTTGAGTGATGGAGGGAAGAGGGAAAAGGGAAGAACGAAGAGGGAAGAGGGAAGAAGGAAGAACGAAGAAGGAAGAACGAAGACGTTCTAGCTTTCATTTTTCGTTCTTCTTTTTTCGCTTTTCGTTCTTCGTTTTTCGCTCTTCCTTTTTCCGTCCCCCCCTAATGCCCCTCCAGCCGCCTGCGCCATTCCGCATCAATTTTGTCTGCCTGGGCGAGTTCCTGCGCGGTCAGGTCTTCCTGAGTGTTGTAGGCCAGGTTCGCTTCATCCACGACAGATTCCAGCGCAAACTGCTGGGCGAAGGCGAGTTTTTCCTGAATTTTCGGCCCAAGGCGATTCAGCGCTTCGGCGCGACGCTGACGCATTTCGTTGCGAGTGGCGATCGCCTTGTTTTGTCCCTGAATCCACAGATAGCGCACCAGCGGCACCGTCACAAAGCCAATCGCGTAGGCCAACAGCAGCCCGTAAATGCTGCCCACTAGCCCAACGATGCCGCCCAGCGCCGCCGCCCCGCCCCGCAGCAGCCCGCCCAGCATCAGCGCTCCCACGATATTGACCACGCCCAACCCAGCCGCCATCATCAGTTGCCCAGAACTGGCCTGGCTAAAGCGCCAGGGCAGTTCCTTCAGGTACGAAGCCACCGAGAGGCGCTTTTGCTGCTGCGCGGTGACTTGCAGTTCAGGAAAGTGGTAGACGAGTTCGCCAGTGGGTGTGACCTCTGGGCGACCGTTGAAGCGAGTCAGCACAGGCAGCATGTAGTCTTCCAGGTCGGTGGTCGCAGTGTTGACCTGATCGAGGTAAGGCGTGACCTGTTCTGCCACGACCACGCCGCGCTGATTGCGGATGACATTGGCGATCGCCCGCCAGCGCCGTTCCTCCAGATTGGCATTCGGATTGCCGTCACCAAACAGGAATGAGAACACCGCCTCCAAAAAGCTCATCTGAGTTTTGGGATCGCTGGCGTTTTCTGCCTGCTCGCGGCGATAGCGGCGGTCGGTGTCCGGTAGGAAAATCCAGAACCAGTCTGGGCCAATCCACATGCGGGGCAGCATCACCATGCCGCCGCCGTCAAAGTCGCGGTCGTTGTCGCCCTGGGCGGCGCTGAGGGCCAGCATGGCGGCAATGATGGCGATCGCAATTAGGATAATCGAGGCTACCAGCGCAATCCCAAAACTGATGCGAATCAGGTAGAACATCACCCGCCAAACCTGATTCCACCAGGACTGTAGCCGCAGCCGGAAGTATTTATTTTGCAATACCTGGCGAAAATTGCGCGGAAAGACGTAGGCAATATCGCCTGCATCCGACACCTGCATGTGCCCGCCCGCCTCAGATGCCAGCGCCAGCAGACCTTGCTCGGCCCGCTTTACGTCCAGTCCTGCCAGCGAGGCCAGATCGCCTGCGGTGACTCGATAATTGAGCCGCTCGACAGCTTTCATCAATTCGGCATCCAGTGCCATAGCGTTTCCCTTAAGCCAGAAACTATCTTCACTCTAGAAATTTTTGAAGCAAAGTGACAATGTTTCAGATGCCACTGCCGCGGCCAAAGGTTGCAAATCAGCGATAAAGTAGCAAATAGGATTTTCCAGGCTTTTCCCAAACGCAGCTATGCCCAGATCTCAACGCAACGACAACTTCATTGATAAGACCTTCACCGTCATGGCAGACCTGATCCTCAAGGTACTGCCGACGAACAAGGCCGCCAAGGAAGCCTTTGCTTACTATCGAGATGGCATGTCGGCTCAGGCAGATGGGGAATATGCCGAAGCCCTGGCAAACTACGAAGAAGCGCTGAAGCTGGAGCAAGACCCCTACGATCGCAGCTTTGTGCTGTATAACATGGGGCTAATCTACGCCAGCAACGGCGAACACGATCGCGCCCTAGAAAGCTACCACCAAGCGCTAGAACTCAACCCTCGAATGCCGCAGGCGCTCAACAATATCGCAGTGATCTACCACTACTTGGGCGAACAGGCCGAACTGGCGAATAACACTAGCGAAGCAGACAAAAATTATGACCAGGCAGCGGAATATTGGGAACGTGCCATCCGCCTTGCGCCCAACAACTACATCGAAGCCCAAAACTGGCTGAAAACCACCGGCCGCATGAAGATCGACGTATTTTTCTAAGAAGCTTTTCTCTCTTCGTCTCTTTGTTTTTCCTTTTTCCTAAAAATGCTCGATCGCGAACAGGTTCACAAAGTTGCCCACCTCGCTCGCTTGGCGCTAACACCCGCCGAGGAAGAACAGTTCACCACGCAGCTTGGCAGCATTTTGGAATATTTTGAGCAACTGAATGAGCTGGATACCCGCGACGTGCCGCCGACCACTCGCGCCATCGACGTGAGCAATGTCGTGCGTCCTGATGCGCTCCAGCCCTATCCCGACCGCGAGGCGATTCTCGATAGCGCCCCCGATCGCGACGGCGAGTTCTTTAAAGTGCCGCAGATTATGGGCGGGGGCGATTAGTCCCGATCTGATCAGTTTCGCTCTAAACGGTTCTGAACAGTTATGTCCTGATCCAGTTATGTCCTGGTCAGTTAAACCCCGAATAGTCACAACACGAGTCGCTACAGCACCAGTCGTCAGGACAAACCATGAAAATTCAAGCAATTTACACCGACGGGGCCTGTTCGGGAAATCCTGGCCCGGGCGGCTGGGGGACGCTCGTCGTGTTTGAAGACGGCAGCGTTCATGAAATGGGCGGGGGCGATCGCCAAACCACCAACAACCGCATGGAAATGCAGGCGGCGATCGCAGCGCTGGAATACCTGAAAGCCACCGGACAAACGCAGCCCATCCCGCTGTATACCGATAGCCAATATCTGATCAACGGCATCACGCAATGGATCAATGGCTGGAAGCGCAAAGGCTGGAAAACCTCTAGCGGCGGCGCAGTGCTAAATCAGGAACTCTGGCAGCGGCTCGACGCGCTGAATTCTCGCCAGATCCAGTGGACTTACGTGCGCGGCCACGCGGGCAACGCCGGGAACGAACGCTGTGATGCGATCGCCCGTGCTTTTGCCCAAGGACAAGTGCCCCCGTTGCAGCAAATTGGCTCCATGTCCTGAGGTGCCTGTGCTGGCGGAGGGGGGTGGCTGGGGCGATCGCCACCTGTTAAGCCATGATACGTTTTGCAACCAGAGCAATCCGGCTAACCGAGCATTCGACAGCGAGTGGTCTATACTGCCTTATCCTCTCTGCCATTTAATATATGTTTTCTGATGCCAGATCTTTGAACCAAGCTGCTTTGGGAACCGAACTCCGCGCTGCTGCGGGTGTGCAGCCCTCCGGGTTGCGAGCAGCGACCACGTTCGACAGCCTCCGCCCCACTCGGACGGTACGCGCCTCCAGCGAGCGCAACTTTGGTACGCTAAACGCGGGCAGTAGCCGATCGGCTGCGGGAAATGTGGGTAAAAAAAGCCCAGACTTCTTCAAATTCAAAATTACTCGCCAGCGCACCGTGTCTCTGAATGTCACGATTCAGGAACTCATCAGCCGACGCTATATTCGGGGCGCTATCTTAGACAGCAGAAAACGTGCCCTCAAGGTATCCGACACGCTGCGGGCCCCGCTGGAATCTGATCGCTTTTCAATTAAGCTGAAGGCTGGCACGTACTACACCAAAATCGTGACCGACGGCAATCGCATTAATTACAGCTTCCGACTCCAGGTTCGGTAAGCCAGTCGATTAGGCGATGAGCGGGCGATCGCCCTCCTGTATTACGCTCAAGTGCGATCGCCCTAATCCCGACACCCCAGCGAGTATCGCGTTTCCACGCCCGTTGTCGGGTTCACCCCGTCGGCAATTTTGCACAGTTCTTTCACCTGAGCGCCATCCAAAATGGCATCGGTAAAATCAGCGCCCGTGATATTGACATCCTGAAAGGTGGAACGCAAAAGAATCGTTTCAGTCAACACGGCATCGCTCAGATCCGCGCCTTTAAATTTCACCTGATCCAGCATAGCATTGCTCAAATCTGCGCCGTGCAAAATTGCATCCGTGAGAACCGACGCGCTGAACACACCGCCGCGCACATTTGCACCTGTAAAATTTGCCTGATCGAGATTGGCGTTGGAAAACTCGGCGGAACGGAGTTCCTGTCCTGAAAAATCATGTTTCCGCAGTTCTGCATTGCTGTAGGACGGTGGTGGCGCATACTTTGCAGCCTGGGCATAGGCAGGCATACTCCAGCCCAAAATGGTGCCGATCAAGAGGGCGATCGCCATTCCCAGTCCTGCTGCGATCCGAGTGTTCCAGCGCATAGCTGCCTCCTGCAATTTCAGAACGGAGTCAGTCGCTCTTTGTGGGCAACTCTTTTCTGAAGCATTTCTAAGAGCAACTCTTTCTATCTTGACAGGTTAGGGGCTGGTTGACTGACAAAAATTGACTTTAAGAGCCGGAATACCCTGCTGCGAGGTGGTTTCAGGACTTTGAGGAAGAAGAGGGGAGTCAGCGTTCTAAGCTTAGATACCACCCAAAACCATGAACGCTGTGAAAAAAACTCCCCCCTCTACGATGCCTTGAACGCTTGGCTAGGTCAATCGTTGCCCTGGGCGCATCGTAGCCATCTGACGACCTGTCTACAGCACGACCAACGCACCTATCGCATCGAGTTCAAAATACACACCTACAGCGATGCCCCCGACTAGTTTTGTCAGTCAACCAGGGTTAGGGGACAGGGCACAGCAGACCTACAGCGGATCGATCTAATTTGCACTAATTCGCACGGCAGACCCAAGGAATATTTCTGGGGAGTGTCCGTGAAAGTTTCTATTGTACGGGTCTGTCAGCGCTGCGGTGCCGCTTGCTAGGATTATCTTGGGGAGTGTTTTCCATCCCTAGACTGCTGTTGATTTCCTAGATTTCGTAGGTTTTTCTGACCTTGCCGACCCGCCCTTATCAACCTCTGCTGCTGCGTATTTTGCACGGCGTGACCGGAGTTTCGGCGATCGCCGCCATCCTCACCGCCGCTTGGACGTTCGACACCTACGATGCTCGGTGGATCGACCTGCCCCTGCCCCGCTGGCCAGACATTGAAGGCATCCACGGCACCTTTGGGCTATATGCGCTGCTGGCGTTTCCGCTGCTGGTGCTGTATGCCTTTCGTCAGGGCGATCGCCGCCTGGCCCAGCCCGATTCGCTAGCCACGCTGACTCACACGTCTCCCGCGCGACCCGTGTGGTGGTATGCGCTGCATCGCTGCACGAATACCGCTATGCTGCTGGCGATGACGTTTGCGCTGTTTTCCGGCAAAATGATGGACTCTGGCTGGCTGCCACGCGGCGAAACACACCACGCCTGGTATTTGACGCATCTGGTGTCTTGGGTGGTGTTGGTGCTTGCTCTGGGGCTGCATTTGCTGATGTCGGCTAAGGTCGGGGGGCAGCCACTGCTGCTATCGATGATGGACTGGCGATTTCGAGCAAAAGATCACCCCCGACACTGGCCAGGGCATATCGCCCAGACCTGGCATCAGCGTCAGTTCAGCACCCTACACGGCTGGTTAACCTGGGCCCGTAGCATCAGGCTGCTGGAAGCATTGATTTTGGTGGCGATCGCCCTGGCCTGGATCATTCCAATCTTCAAGTATTAGCCAATCTTCAGGCATTAG contains:
- the rnhA gene encoding ribonuclease HI produces the protein MKIQAIYTDGACSGNPGPGGWGTLVVFEDGSVHEMGGGDRQTTNNRMEMQAAIAALEYLKATGQTQPIPLYTDSQYLINGITQWINGWKRKGWKTSSGGAVLNQELWQRLDALNSRQIQWTYVRGHAGNAGNERCDAIARAFAQGQVPPLQQIGSMS
- a CDS encoding tryptophan-rich sensory protein, yielding MQKSTGGTVLAIATPIAILGTLAVNTLSNTNPPGGANVGEIANTLLKDVRVLPANYAFIIWGLIYVGLIAYGIYQIRPAQAGDPAIVQVDALLIVACVAQIVWIYLFTFRQFWASTLAMGVILGSLILAYLRLGIGQDRVGRDRRWNAHIPFSIYLAWISVATIVNIASALFANNWNGGLSPDLWALLLLAIGTAIALVVFFQRRDVAFLLVFVWAYGAIAVRQAAFPLVQIGAIGGAVLLAGLVLWSLLQPRRQFE
- a CDS encoding photosystem I assembly protein Ycf3; translation: MPRSQRNDNFIDKTFTVMADLILKVLPTNKAAKEAFAYYRDGMSAQADGEYAEALANYEEALKLEQDPYDRSFVLYNMGLIYASNGEHDRALESYHQALELNPRMPQALNNIAVIYHYLGEQAELANNTSEADKNYDQAAEYWERAIRLAPNNYIEAQNWLKTTGRMKIDVFF
- the gatC gene encoding Asp-tRNA(Asn)/Glu-tRNA(Gln) amidotransferase subunit GatC, translated to MLDREQVHKVAHLARLALTPAEEEQFTTQLGSILEYFEQLNELDTRDVPPTTRAIDVSNVVRPDALQPYPDREAILDSAPDRDGEFFKVPQIMGGGD
- a CDS encoding cytochrome b/b6 domain-containing protein; translated protein: MPTRPYQPLLLRILHGVTGVSAIAAILTAAWTFDTYDARWIDLPLPRWPDIEGIHGTFGLYALLAFPLLVLYAFRQGDRRLAQPDSLATLTHTSPARPVWWYALHRCTNTAMLLAMTFALFSGKMMDSGWLPRGETHHAWYLTHLVSWVVLVLALGLHLLMSAKVGGQPLLLSMMDWRFRAKDHPRHWPGHIAQTWHQRQFSTLHGWLTWARSIRLLEALILVAIALAWIIPIFKY
- a CDS encoding R3H domain-containing nucleic acid-binding protein, with the translated sequence MTFNGNDSAEYRPSVTPATASAAAKPAQPLQITDDLDQLLAILPDTIRDRLEQHPQRNVLVEVVLDLGRRPEARFPNKSEYLSEDAITKADLQHCIDRVGIFSGDNRAGIEKTLHRISAIRNRAGEIIGLTCRVGRAVYGTIGMIRDLVESGRSILMLGRPGVGKTTALREIARVLADELEKRVVIIDTSNEVAGDGDIPHPAIGRARRMQVAHPENQHQVMIEAVENHMPEVIIIDEIGTELEAQAARTIAERGVQLIGTAHGNQIENLMKNPTLSDLVGGIQSVTLGDEEARRRGSQKSVLERKAPPTFDIAVEMLERQKWVVHESVADTVDALLRGRVPNPQVRQVNDAGEVTITHEQSGKGLDPKPVRSLPFGDSSTALRDTGAARVAGWRSSGQMMPLPSPRYDRVARFPRDTDSFSGLMSPERQSFDQMLNDSLERSLMSDEADPFGEVPTAGPNGEDLPLHIYPYAVSRHLVEQVIHTMNLPIVLTKDLDGADAVLALRSHIKNHSKLRQIAKESPAFIFTVKSNSMPQIIRALQRMLKMEDAFLDEPINLNLFSRSGDEDEIEALEEARLAVEQIVIPKGQPVELLPRSAKVRKMQHELVEHYHLKSSSFGEEPNRRLRIYPA
- a CDS encoding pentapeptide repeat-containing protein → MRWNTRIAAGLGMAIALLIGTILGWSMPAYAQAAKYAPPPSYSNAELRKHDFSGQELRSAEFSNANLDQANFTGANVRGGVFSASVLTDAILHGADLSNAMLDQVKFKGADLSDAVLTETILLRSTFQDVNITGADFTDAILDGAQVKELCKIADGVNPTTGVETRYSLGCRD